From Candidatus Vondammii sp. HM_W22, one genomic window encodes:
- a CDS encoding helix-turn-helix domain-containing protein, with product MRDKDLYAQILGIKSPWQVSSMELALSEGEVTVQVKQEAGAKQCCLTSGQISPGCDSRKRRWQHLDTCQYKTILVADAPRVKCEEHGMVTVPVSWAEPGSGFTAMFEALVIDWLKEASISAVSRLMGLSWNAIDRIMQRAVKRGLARRIEISPTRIGVDETVFKKSHDYVTVLWKPLKTIIKLVAIVTNSTNR from the coding sequence ATGAGAGATAAAGATCTATACGCCCAGATCCTAGGTATCAAGAGCCCTTGGCAGGTCAGCAGTATGGAGTTGGCTCTATCAGAGGGAGAGGTAACGGTACAGGTTAAGCAGGAGGCAGGTGCCAAGCAGTGTTGTTTAACCTCTGGGCAGATCTCACCGGGCTGTGACTCACGCAAGCGCCGCTGGCAGCACCTGGACACCTGCCAGTACAAAACTATTTTGGTAGCAGATGCGCCCAGAGTGAAGTGTGAAGAACATGGGATGGTCACCGTGCCAGTTTCCTGGGCGGAACCGGGCTCTGGATTTACTGCAATGTTTGAGGCACTGGTGATCGACTGGTTGAAAGAGGCGTCCATCTCGGCAGTCTCCCGATTGATGGGACTGAGTTGGAATGCCATTGATAGAATTATGCAGCGAGCGGTTAAGCGAGGACTGGCACGTAGAATAGAGATCAGCCCAACACGTATCGGTGTTGATGAGACGGTCTTCAAGAAAAGCCATGATTATGTAACAGTCCTATGGAAGCCTCTAAAAACCATCATAAAATTAGTGGCAATAGTAACTAACTCAACCAACCGCTGA
- the moaA gene encoding GTP 3',8-cyclase MoaA, giving the protein MIQLIDSFGRKIEYLRVSVTDRCDFRCFYCIPKGFKGFIESDNRLTLEEFVRLIRIFSELGVSKFRLTGGEPLVRKDIADMVQQIAVLPGVDDLSMSTNASHLAEHAEVLKKAGVSRINVSLDTLKPDVFREITQSELQPVLDGLMAAKKAGLHPIKINMVVMKDLNVDEIGNMVDFCLEHGFTLRFIETMPVGTAGQDAVDRYVSLDAIWKDLEQRFEMEPARMTGAGPAKYLKLVGKRLKIGFITPISQHFCEDCNRVRLSSEGTLYLCLGQQDKLEFRPLLRQGLTDEELKAAISEAIQRKPEKHEFNDNPDQVGRVMSVTGG; this is encoded by the coding sequence ATGATTCAACTGATAGATAGTTTCGGGCGTAAAATCGAGTATCTTCGGGTATCAGTGACTGACCGCTGCGATTTCCGCTGTTTTTACTGTATTCCCAAAGGCTTCAAAGGATTTATCGAATCAGATAATCGCCTTACCCTGGAAGAGTTTGTCCGGTTGATACGGATTTTCAGTGAACTGGGTGTGAGTAAATTTCGCCTGACAGGTGGAGAACCTCTGGTTCGCAAGGATATCGCCGATATGGTGCAGCAGATAGCGGTGTTGCCTGGGGTTGATGACCTCTCAATGAGCACCAATGCATCTCACTTGGCTGAGCACGCCGAGGTTTTGAAAAAGGCCGGTGTCAGCCGTATCAATGTTAGTCTTGATACACTAAAGCCCGATGTGTTCCGGGAGATTACCCAGAGCGAGCTTCAGCCTGTGCTCGATGGTCTAATGGCTGCCAAGAAAGCCGGATTGCACCCGATCAAGATCAATATGGTAGTGATGAAGGACCTCAATGTAGATGAGATCGGCAATATGGTCGATTTCTGTCTGGAACATGGCTTTACTCTCAGGTTCATTGAAACCATGCCGGTGGGTACGGCTGGCCAGGATGCCGTTGACCGCTATGTCAGTCTGGATGCGATTTGGAAAGACCTGGAGCAGCGTTTTGAGATGGAACCTGCAAGAATGACCGGGGCAGGGCCTGCCAAATATCTGAAGTTGGTGGGCAAGCGACTGAAAATCGGTTTTATCACCCCCATATCCCAGCACTTCTGCGAAGACTGCAATAGGGTGCGTCTCTCGTCTGAAGGGACTCTTTACCTCTGCCTAGGTCAGCAGGATAAGCTCGAGTTCCGCCCGCTTTTGCGCCAGGGGTTGACCGACGAGGAGCTGAAGGCTGCGATATCGGAAGCCATTCAGCGAAAACCAGAAAAGCATGAGTTCAACGATAATCCGGATCAGGTGGGGAGGGTTATGTCTGTGACGGGTGGCTGA
- a CDS encoding NapC/NirT family cytochrome c: protein MNNGAKHGTFGVLVVGIVLGIVLWGGFNWTLALTNTEQFCISCHEMENTPYEELQDTIHFTNRTGVRATCPDCHVPRPWIHKIIRKIQASNELYHHFITGEVDTTEKFEEKRLRLAQNVWKAMKDTDSRECRNCHDFDSMDFGRQESRSAEAHDEAIENNWTCIDCHKGIAHSLPEGYDPAEDIPEEG, encoded by the coding sequence ATGAATAATGGCGCAAAACATGGAACTTTTGGCGTACTGGTCGTTGGTATCGTTTTGGGTATCGTCCTATGGGGTGGTTTTAACTGGACTCTGGCTCTGACCAATACTGAACAGTTCTGCATCTCATGTCATGAAATGGAAAATACACCTTATGAGGAGCTACAGGATACTATCCATTTCACCAACAGAACTGGTGTTCGTGCCACATGTCCTGATTGCCATGTGCCAAGACCCTGGATCCATAAAATTATACGAAAGATTCAGGCATCCAACGAACTGTATCACCACTTTATTACCGGCGAAGTGGATACGACCGAAAAATTTGAAGAGAAGAGATTGCGCCTAGCCCAGAATGTCTGGAAGGCGATGAAAGATACGGATTCCCGTGAATGCCGCAACTGCCATGACTTCGACTCCATGGACTTTGGCCGCCAGGAGAGTCGCAGTGCCGAGGCACATGACGAAGCGATAGAGAATAACTGGACCTGTATCGACTGCCATAAGGGTATCGCACACTCTCTGCCAGAAGGTTATGATCCGGCAGAAGATATCCCAGAAGAAGGCTAA
- a CDS encoding nitrate reductase cytochrome c-type subunit encodes MKKTFITLLAVLAVLVFTGAAVAGVSSLRGEQDIQDMAKKASKKKQMIVEGGIERSYKLQPPVIPHKIDKEKINLKMNTCMRCHSEKTYEKKKAPKVGDSHYITRDGKTLETVSSRRYFCNQCHAPQVNADPLVENTFEGVK; translated from the coding sequence ATGAAAAAAACGTTTATAACCCTTCTGGCCGTACTTGCGGTCTTGGTATTCACTGGTGCTGCCGTTGCCGGGGTCAGCTCTCTTCGGGGAGAGCAGGACATTCAGGATATGGCAAAAAAGGCTTCCAAGAAGAAGCAGATGATAGTCGAGGGTGGTATCGAACGCAGCTATAAGTTACAACCGCCGGTTATTCCCCATAAAATTGATAAAGAGAAAATCAATCTGAAGATGAATACCTGCATGAGGTGCCACAGTGAGAAGACCTACGAGAAGAAAAAAGCACCAAAAGTAGGTGACAGCCATTACATTACCCGTGATGGCAAAACACTGGAGACAGTCTCAAGCCGCCGGTATTTCTGCAACCAGTGCCATGCACCGCAAGTCAATGCTGATCCATTGGTTGAAAATACTTTCGAGGGTGTAAAATAG
- the napH gene encoding quinol dehydrogenase ferredoxin subunit NapH: MMAYKERPGLEAIEAKGWFKAHKWLIFRRISQLSILALFLVSPLLVDYLDGLAIVKGNLAASMTLEVLPLTDPHILLQAVLAGVVPHQDAIIGVIIVVLFYMLVGGRVYCSWVCPVNMITDAACCTRRMLGIRTGTQLSRSARYWMLGVTLVLPLVTGSIVWELFNPVSMAFRGIIFGLGTAWVILLGVFLFDVFVSKEGWCGRICPVGAFYSLLGSKSLIRVVAEEREKCDDCMDCFEVCPEQQVIRPALYGADKGIGPVILSANCTNCGRCIDVCAEDVFHFGTRFENQMVKGAESRQESQDQDFTNAA; encoded by the coding sequence ATGATGGCTTATAAAGAGAGACCTGGTCTCGAAGCCATTGAAGCCAAGGGTTGGTTTAAGGCCCACAAGTGGCTGATTTTCCGTCGCATCAGTCAGTTGTCGATTTTAGCTCTGTTCCTGGTTAGCCCATTACTGGTGGACTATCTGGATGGTTTGGCGATTGTGAAAGGGAATCTGGCGGCCAGCATGACGCTGGAAGTTCTGCCCCTGACCGATCCTCATATCCTGCTCCAGGCGGTCCTGGCCGGTGTCGTGCCTCATCAGGATGCCATTATCGGTGTGATTATCGTAGTCCTCTTCTATATGTTGGTAGGAGGCCGGGTCTACTGTTCATGGGTCTGTCCCGTGAATATGATCACTGACGCTGCTTGTTGTACCCGAAGGATGCTGGGCATAAGGACCGGTACCCAACTGTCACGTTCAGCCCGTTACTGGATGCTGGGTGTCACACTGGTACTCCCTCTGGTGACTGGCTCGATTGTTTGGGAACTGTTTAATCCGGTGTCGATGGCGTTTCGCGGCATCATCTTCGGATTAGGCACTGCCTGGGTAATTCTGTTGGGCGTCTTCTTGTTCGACGTGTTCGTCTCAAAAGAGGGATGGTGCGGACGCATCTGCCCGGTGGGTGCTTTCTACAGCCTGCTGGGTAGCAAGAGCCTGATCCGGGTGGTGGCAGAAGAGAGGGAGAAGTGCGATGACTGCATGGACTGCTTCGAGGTCTGTCCGGAACAGCAGGTGATCAGACCGGCTCTGTATGGGGCTGACAAAGGCATAGGCCCGGTGATTCTTTCTGCCAACTGTACTAATTGCGGACGCTGTATCGATGTCTGCGCAGAGGATGTTTTTCACTTTGGAACCCGATTTGAAAATCAAATGGTAAAAGGTGCTGAATCGAGGCAAGAGAGCCAGGATCAGGACTTTACCAACGCAGCTTAA
- the napG gene encoding ferredoxin-type protein NapG — translation MTDSGKSQDKKKGVNRRQFVGSMLKTACGVGLMGMGLGMYSKQVSSLPATVIRPPGALPEEEFLGACIRCGLCVRDCPYDILKLGQLGDEVTAGTPYFTARTGPCEMCEDIPCIPACPTNALDHALVDINNSRMGLAVVVDQETCIAFLGLRCEICFNVCPIRGDAITLDYKHNTRSGKHALFLPVVHSDACTGCGLCERACILEEAAIRVLPTHLAKGELGKHYRIGWKEKEKAGKALVTPDIEHKYNLPEGVRYDLQGKGLIIDSQNTDDVPISSNPLDTLNRGMENQ, via the coding sequence ATGACGGATTCAGGTAAAAGTCAGGACAAAAAGAAGGGTGTGAATCGCCGGCAATTCGTGGGTAGTATGCTCAAGACTGCCTGTGGTGTTGGCCTGATGGGCATGGGACTTGGCATGTATTCCAAACAGGTCTCGTCACTGCCCGCCACGGTAATTCGTCCACCGGGTGCACTCCCGGAGGAGGAGTTCCTCGGTGCCTGCATACGCTGCGGCTTGTGCGTACGGGATTGCCCGTACGATATCCTCAAGCTGGGGCAGTTGGGCGACGAGGTGACTGCGGGCACACCCTACTTCACGGCCCGGACCGGCCCCTGCGAGATGTGTGAAGACATCCCGTGTATTCCGGCCTGTCCGACCAATGCCCTGGATCATGCCTTGGTTGACATCAACAACTCCCGTATGGGGTTGGCGGTGGTGGTGGATCAGGAGACCTGTATCGCCTTTCTCGGCCTGCGCTGTGAAATCTGCTTCAACGTCTGTCCTATCCGGGGCGATGCCATCACGCTGGACTATAAGCACAATACACGCTCAGGAAAGCACGCCCTGTTTTTACCGGTGGTGCACTCTGATGCTTGTACCGGCTGTGGTCTCTGCGAGAGGGCCTGCATCCTGGAAGAGGCTGCGATCAGGGTTTTACCGACCCATCTGGCGAAGGGCGAATTGGGCAAACACTATCGAATCGGCTGGAAAGAGAAGGAGAAAGCTGGAAAGGCGCTGGTGACGCCGGACATAGAGCACAAATACAATCTGCCTGAAGGTGTGCGCTATGACTTGCAGGGTAAGGGGTTGATTATTGATTCGCAGAATACGGACGATGTGCCGATCTCTTCGAATCCGCTGGATACCCTTAACCGGGGTATGGAGAATCAGTGA
- the napA gene encoding nitrate reductase catalytic subunit NapA, which produces MKLTRRDFVKSNAIAAAATVAGVTLPVAKTALAADEDGIRWDKAACRYCGTGCSILMGVKDGKVVASQGDPDAPVNKGLNCIKGYFLPKILYGKDRLTQPLLRKKNGQFDKNGKFEPVSWDEAFDVMADKWKAALKAKGPSGVGMFGSGQWTVWEGYAASKLMKAGFRSNNLDPNARHCMASAVGAFMRAFGIDEPMGCYDDLEHADVFVLWGANMAEMHPILWSRLTDTRLTKPGCEVHVLSTYEHRCFELADNGMVFEPQTDLAILNYIANYIVQTKSYNKAFVDKHVQFTKTPTDIGYGLRPEDPREKKAKNRGKGKLTKISFEEYAKSVAPYTLEKASELSGVPKKKLLALAKVYADPKKKVSSYWTMGFNQHTRGVWVNGLCYNVHLLMGKISEPGNSPFSLTGQPSACGTAREVGTFSHRLPADLVVKKKAHRDIAEKIWKLPEGTINPKPGFHAVLMHRMMKDGKMNCYWQQCNNNMQAAANTNNESYPAWRNPDNFVTVTDPYPTVSAMAADLVLPTSMWIEKEGAYGNAERRTQFWRQQVQGPGESRSDLWQTMEFAKRFKIEEVWTAELLDKMPEYKGKTMYEVLYENGQVNEFPKQEVTDSDGNVYKNDEMEHFGFYVQKGLFEEYASFGRGHAHDLAPFDTYHKARGLRWPVVDGKETLWRFREGYDPYVAKYNPGGGKGEVFFYGKKAQEGRANIITAPYEPAAEPPDAEYDTWLCTGRVLEHWHSGSMTRRVPELYRAVPDAVVFMHKKDAKKRKLRNGQMAKIQSRRGEIVARVETRGRNRVPEGLIFVPWFDASRLINKVTLDQTDPLSKETDYKKCAVKISKA; this is translated from the coding sequence GTGAAACTAACTAGACGAGACTTTGTAAAGAGCAACGCCATAGCAGCAGCGGCTACAGTTGCAGGTGTGACCCTGCCGGTGGCCAAGACTGCATTGGCAGCTGACGAAGATGGTATCCGCTGGGATAAAGCGGCCTGTCGCTACTGCGGTACGGGTTGTAGTATTCTCATGGGTGTAAAAGATGGCAAAGTGGTTGCCTCTCAGGGTGATCCTGATGCGCCTGTAAACAAGGGATTGAACTGTATTAAAGGCTACTTCCTGCCGAAAATTCTGTACGGCAAGGATCGTCTCACTCAGCCACTGCTACGCAAGAAAAATGGCCAGTTCGACAAGAACGGTAAATTCGAGCCTGTGAGCTGGGATGAAGCCTTTGATGTGATGGCTGACAAGTGGAAAGCAGCTCTGAAAGCCAAAGGGCCTTCCGGTGTTGGTATGTTCGGCTCCGGTCAGTGGACTGTATGGGAAGGCTATGCCGCCTCCAAGCTGATGAAAGCCGGTTTCCGCTCTAATAATCTGGATCCCAACGCTCGCCACTGTATGGCTTCTGCCGTGGGCGCTTTCATGCGTGCATTCGGTATCGATGAGCCCATGGGCTGCTATGACGATCTGGAGCATGCCGATGTGTTCGTCCTTTGGGGTGCCAACATGGCTGAGATGCATCCGATTCTCTGGTCACGACTGACGGATACTCGTCTGACCAAGCCCGGTTGCGAAGTGCACGTTCTCTCCACATATGAGCATCGTTGCTTCGAACTGGCTGATAACGGCATGGTGTTCGAACCACAGACCGATCTGGCGATTCTAAACTATATCGCCAACTACATCGTTCAGACCAAGTCCTACAACAAAGCGTTTGTAGACAAACACGTTCAATTCACCAAGACCCCGACCGATATCGGTTATGGTCTGCGTCCTGAAGATCCAAGAGAGAAGAAAGCGAAAAACCGCGGTAAGGGTAAACTTACGAAGATCAGCTTCGAAGAGTATGCAAAATCCGTTGCGCCCTACACCCTTGAAAAGGCATCGGAACTCTCTGGCGTGCCGAAAAAGAAATTGCTGGCACTTGCCAAAGTCTATGCCGATCCCAAAAAGAAGGTCTCCTCATACTGGACCATGGGCTTCAATCAGCACACCCGTGGTGTCTGGGTTAACGGTCTCTGCTACAACGTTCATCTGCTGATGGGCAAGATCTCCGAGCCTGGTAACAGCCCATTCTCACTGACCGGTCAGCCTTCTGCCTGCGGTACCGCTCGCGAAGTGGGCACCTTTTCCCATCGTCTGCCTGCAGATCTGGTGGTGAAAAAGAAAGCGCACCGCGATATCGCTGAGAAGATCTGGAAATTGCCTGAAGGCACCATCAATCCAAAGCCTGGCTTCCATGCCGTGCTGATGCACCGGATGATGAAAGACGGCAAGATGAACTGCTACTGGCAGCAGTGCAACAACAACATGCAGGCGGCGGCAAATACCAACAACGAAAGCTATCCTGCATGGCGTAACCCGGATAACTTCGTCACCGTAACCGATCCCTACCCGACAGTATCTGCCATGGCTGCCGATCTGGTTCTGCCCACATCCATGTGGATCGAGAAAGAGGGCGCCTATGGTAATGCTGAGCGGCGCACCCAGTTCTGGCGTCAGCAGGTTCAGGGTCCAGGTGAGTCAAGATCCGATCTGTGGCAGACCATGGAGTTCGCCAAACGCTTCAAGATCGAAGAGGTCTGGACGGCAGAGTTGCTGGACAAGATGCCTGAGTACAAAGGCAAGACCATGTACGAAGTGCTGTACGAAAATGGCCAGGTCAACGAGTTCCCTAAACAGGAAGTGACTGACTCTGACGGCAACGTCTACAAGAATGACGAAATGGAGCATTTCGGCTTCTATGTACAGAAAGGCCTGTTCGAAGAGTATGCCTCATTCGGTCGTGGTCATGCACATGACCTGGCACCATTCGACACGTATCACAAGGCTCGCGGTCTGCGTTGGCCTGTGGTGGATGGCAAAGAGACACTGTGGCGTTTCCGTGAAGGATATGATCCCTATGTTGCCAAGTACAACCCAGGCGGCGGTAAAGGGGAAGTCTTCTTCTATGGCAAGAAGGCTCAGGAAGGACGTGCCAACATCATTACGGCACCTTACGAGCCTGCGGCTGAGCCACCAGATGCCGAGTACGATACTTGGCTCTGCACCGGTCGTGTGTTGGAGCACTGGCATTCCGGTTCAATGACCCGGCGTGTGCCTGAGCTCTATCGTGCGGTGCCTGATGCTGTGGTATTCATGCACAAGAAAGATGCCAAGAAGCGCAAGCTTCGTAATGGCCAGATGGCGAAAATCCAGTCCCGCCGGGGCGAGATTGTAGCAAGGGTGGAGACCCGTGGCCGCAACCGTGTACCTGAGGGTCTGATATTTGTCCCTTGGTTTGATGCCAGCCGCTTGATCAACAAGGTCACACTCGATCAGACTGATCCGCTCTCAAAAGAGACGGATTATAAGAAGTGTGCAGTGAAGATCAGCAAGGCATAA
- a CDS encoding chaperone NapD: MNMCSVIVNAKPENCSVVQTRLEELPGVEVHGGGGEGKLIVTVEDGEDITAGDTMLSLNSIEGVISSTLIYHYGGDDLDEEVIGETN, from the coding sequence ATGAATATGTGCAGTGTTATCGTAAATGCAAAACCGGAAAATTGCAGCGTGGTTCAAACCCGGTTAGAGGAATTACCCGGCGTGGAAGTTCACGGCGGGGGAGGGGAAGGGAAATTGATAGTGACGGTGGAAGATGGCGAAGATATTACGGCCGGGGACACCATGCTTTCATTAAATTCAATAGAAGGTGTAATAAGTTCAACTTTGATATACCACTACGGTGGAGATGATCTTGACGAGGAGGTAATCGGTGAAACTAACTAG
- the napF gene encoding ferredoxin-type protein NapF — protein sequence MTRAINRRQFFSGVTGEKAPIRPPWALDEAAFIERCTACGECIATCPYDIIKEGSGKFPQMDFSLCGCDFCQRCMLVCKPGALHYDKEADTSPWDLKATILPSCLSLNAVICRSCGEACDERAIRFKLEVGGVARPLLDQNLCTGCGECFAVCPIRAVEISSIEPREQVA from the coding sequence ATGACCCGTGCCATCAACCGACGACAGTTTTTCAGCGGAGTAACCGGGGAAAAGGCGCCTATCCGCCCACCATGGGCACTTGATGAAGCGGCATTTATCGAGCGCTGTACTGCATGTGGAGAGTGTATTGCAACTTGTCCTTACGATATTATCAAAGAGGGCAGCGGTAAATTCCCCCAAATGGATTTTTCTCTGTGCGGCTGTGACTTCTGCCAGAGGTGCATGCTCGTCTGCAAACCCGGCGCCCTTCACTATGACAAAGAGGCTGACACTTCTCCATGGGATCTGAAGGCGACCATACTCCCTTCCTGCCTTTCTCTGAACGCTGTCATCTGCCGCTCTTGTGGCGAAGCCTGCGATGAGAGAGCGATACGTTTCAAGCTGGAGGTGGGTGGTGTTGCCAGACCGCTTCTGGACCAGAATCTATGTACAGGCTGCGGCGAGTGTTTCGCCGTCTGCCCTATTCGAGCAGTAGAAATTTCTTCAATTGAACCACGCGAACAGGTGGCGTGA
- a CDS encoding ISL3 family transposase, translated as MASLYHATRESQPRAEEKIAFGKFHVAKHLGEAVDKVRRQEHKALKAMKTLKAASMTSSTTLENMTRRQKLRFKALRDSTLKTAYAWAIKKFAMSLWRYASKTWTRKGWERWLSWAARSGLEPIKKVAGTIKDHLWGILNAVVLEVDNDLAEGLNSRIKMIKVRSKGFRNKERFTNATYSHLGGLNLYPEGVVG; from the coding sequence GTGGCCAGCCTTTATCATGCCACACGGGAAAGCCAGCCTAGGGCTGAAGAGAAGATTGCCTTTGGTAAATTCCATGTCGCCAAGCACCTCGGTGAGGCAGTGGACAAGGTACGCCGCCAAGAGCACAAAGCGCTGAAGGCTATGAAGACCTTAAAGGCAGCCAGTATGACTAGCTCTACAACCCTAGAGAATATGACGCGCAGACAGAAATTGCGATTCAAGGCGCTACGTGACAGCACGCTGAAGACTGCCTATGCCTGGGCGATCAAAAAGTTTGCCATGTCACTCTGGCGCTATGCCAGCAAGACATGGACAAGGAAAGGTTGGGAACGGTGGTTGTCATGGGCAGCGCGCAGTGGCCTGGAGCCAATCAAGAAAGTGGCGGGAACAATCAAGGATCATCTGTGGGGAATATTGAACGCTGTTGTTTTGGAAGTAGATAATGATCTGGCAGAAGGTCTCAACAGCCGTATCAAGATGATCAAGGTGCGTAGCAAAGGTTTCCGCAACAAAGAGCGGTTTACCAATGCAACCTACTCCCACCTTGGAGGGCTGAATCTTTATCCTGAGGGAGTGGTTGGGTGA